AGATATCCATGCCGGCAGCTTAGTGCGCAGGCGCAGCCATGTCAAGGAGTCCTAACCGTCAAGAAGCGTTCCGCGAAGTCTTCCGGCGCCATCGGCTTGCCCAGCAGGTAGCCCTGCACCACGTCGCAGCCGGCCCGGCGCAGCCATTCGAGCTGCGCCGGTTCCTCGACACCCTCGGCCACGACCGTCAGCCCGAAGCCCCGCGCCAGCGCCAGCACGGCGTGGATGATCGTCTCACCGCGCTCCGGCAGCAGCTGCACGAAGCTGCGGTCCACCTTCAGCTGGTTGATCGGGAAGGTCTGCAGGTATGCCAGCGACGAGTAGCCGGTGCCGAAATCGTCGATGGCGAGGCGCACGCCCGTCGCGCGTACCGCCTGCATGAACGCGACGGCGCCTTCCACGTCTTCCATCAGCAGGCTTTCCGTCAGCTCGAGCTCGAGCCGGCCTGGCGGCAGGCCGCTGCCGGCCAGCGCGCGCATCACATCCTCGATGAAGCCCGGTTCGCGCAGCTGGCGCGCCGACATGTTGACGGCCAGCGTCAGCGCCGGCCCGCCGGCGCGCTCCCAGCCCGCCACCTCGGCGCAAGCACGCTGCAGCACCCAGGCGCCCAACTGCACGATCAGGCCGCTTTCCTCGGCGATCGGGATGAACTCGGCCGGCGAAATCGGCCCATGCTCGGGGTGGCGCCAGCGCAGCAGCGCCTCGACGCCGACCAGCGCCTCGCTGGCGCAGTCGAACTGCGGCTGGTAATGCACGGCCAGCTGGCCGGCGCCGATCGCGCGCCGCAGCTCTCGTTCGAGCGCGGCGCGGCGCTGCGTGGCGGCCGTCATTTCCGGCACGAACTCGGCCAGGCGGTTGCGTCCCGACTGCTTGGCGTGGTACAGCGCCGTGTCGGCGCTCGATACCAGCTCGCTCATCGTGGCCGCGTCGTCCGGATACAGGCAGACGCCCACGCTGGCGGTGGCGAAGAATTCGCC
Above is a window of Pseudoduganella dura DNA encoding:
- a CDS encoding putative bifunctional diguanylate cyclase/phosphodiesterase yields the protein MKLFKSVAPDTRMPIAATLRSGQLLAAVAALVIAGAVLVAYQLLEIRQSLTDGARVQAAIVADSVTAPLMFGDREAAQEVLRAFRFATGLRAVGIYDRNGRRFAEFAYPDSRLPLALQAARAERDGGIVVSDTVRYRGEVVGHTVLHIGTDRLHGAILRYVGLLAVASLGAMLVFATLGRSTRARVAAAELKLDYMAHTDHVTQLPNRHATYGHLERQLAQAGAAGTQVALLLVDLDNFKIVNDTAGHAAGDELLQKVSAALAGAVRASDLVGRIGGDEFAIVVAPVPGRAAAVAIGDKVTQALRHPFAVAGGEFFATASVGVCLYPDDAATMSELVSSADTALYHAKQSGRNRLAEFVPEMTAATQRRAALERELRRAIGAGQLAVHYQPQFDCASEALVGVEALLRWRHPEHGPISPAEFIPIAEESGLIVQLGAWVLQRACAEVAGWERAGGPALTLAVNMSARQLREPGFIEDVMRALAGSGLPPGRLELELTESLLMEDVEGAVAFMQAVRATGVRLAIDDFGTGYSSLAYLQTFPINQLKVDRSFVQLLPERGETIIHAVLALARGFGLTVVAEGVEEPAQLEWLRRAGCDVVQGYLLGKPMAPEDFAERFLTVRTP